In a genomic window of Sporosarcina trichiuri:
- a CDS encoding NCS2 family permease, protein MKKYFEFDKLGTNYRREIIGGLTTFLAMAYILAVNPLVLSLDGVPDIPDAMRMDKGAVFVATALAGAVGSLFMGLIARYPIGLAPGMGLNAFFAFSVVLTYGIPWQTALTGVLFSGLIFIVLSLTGLRELIINAIPAQLKYAVGAGIGLFITFLGLQNANIIVADPNTLVTLGDLSQGPVLLAIFGLVITVIMMVRGIKGAIFYGMILTTVVGMLVSLIDVPHAVVSKVPDVSPTFGAAFEAIFQHPGDLFTTQFLVIIITFLFVDFFDTAGTLVAVATQAGLMKDDKLPRAGRALLADSLATVTGAIFGTSTTTSYIESTAGVAAGAKTGFASVVTGLLFLLALFFSPLLFVITPEVTAPALIIVGVLMVSNLGNIEWTKFEMAVPAFFTVIAMPLTYSIATGIAIGFIFYPITMLLSGRKKEIHPIMYALMVLFILYFIFIK, encoded by the coding sequence ATGAAAAAGTATTTCGAGTTCGACAAGCTGGGAACGAATTATCGCAGGGAGATCATCGGGGGGCTGACGACATTCCTGGCGATGGCATACATACTCGCAGTCAACCCGCTGGTGCTGTCCCTGGACGGGGTACCGGATATTCCAGACGCCATGCGGATGGACAAAGGGGCGGTCTTCGTAGCGACTGCATTGGCAGGAGCGGTCGGTTCACTGTTCATGGGGCTGATTGCACGATATCCGATCGGCCTTGCACCAGGCATGGGGCTGAATGCATTCTTTGCATTTTCCGTCGTGCTTACGTACGGCATTCCTTGGCAGACTGCGCTCACAGGCGTGCTGTTCTCAGGTCTGATCTTCATCGTCCTCTCACTGACAGGTCTGCGTGAACTGATCATCAATGCTATACCAGCTCAGCTGAAATATGCAGTGGGGGCAGGGATCGGCCTGTTCATCACGTTCCTCGGTCTGCAGAATGCGAACATCATCGTGGCAGATCCGAATACACTCGTGACTCTCGGCGATCTGTCGCAAGGCCCGGTTCTGCTGGCGATCTTCGGCTTAGTGATCACAGTCATCATGATGGTCCGCGGTATCAAGGGAGCTATCTTCTATGGAATGATCCTGACAACTGTCGTTGGGATGCTTGTCAGTCTGATCGACGTGCCGCACGCAGTCGTTTCAAAAGTACCTGATGTCTCTCCGACATTCGGGGCTGCCTTCGAAGCGATTTTCCAGCACCCAGGCGACTTGTTCACCACACAGTTCCTCGTCATCATCATCACATTCCTGTTCGTCGATTTCTTCGATACAGCAGGTACACTGGTCGCTGTTGCAACCCAGGCGGGACTCATGAAGGACGATAAACTGCCGCGCGCAGGACGTGCACTGCTGGCGGACTCCCTCGCGACCGTGACGGGCGCGATCTTCGGGACGTCAACGACGACTTCCTACATCGAATCCACTGCAGGAGTCGCTGCAGGTGCGAAAACCGGATTCGCTTCAGTCGTGACGGGACTGCTGTTCCTGCTCGCGCTGTTCTTCTCGCCGCTGCTCTTCGTCATAACACCAGAGGTGACAGCGCCTGCACTTATCATCGTAGGCGTGCTGATGGTGTCGAACCTCGGTAATATCGAGTGGACGAAATTCGAAATGGCTGTACCGGCATTCTTCACAGTCATCGCCATGCCGCTGACATACAGCATCGCAACCGGAATTGCAATCGGCTTCATCTTCTATCCGATCACGATGCTTCTGAGCGGACGGAAGAAAGAGATCCATCCGATCATGTACGCGCTCATGGTCCTCTTCATCTTGTACTTCATCTTTATT